A single Corynebacterium stationis DNA region contains:
- a CDS encoding sensor histidine kinase: MNHGPGLTFRFLAAQVLVVVISLLVAAAVATVVGPTLFHDHMLMTGREDPSLDLFHAEQAYRDANLITLAVALPTALISALLASLWLSRRLRTPLQDLTRAATSLTAGNYRIRVSVGEAGPEVTTLAHAFNTMADRLEHTEQVRRQMLSDLAHEMGTPLSVLTVYLDGLQDGVVDWNNATHTIMADQLTRLTRLMEDIDDVSRAQEHRIDLDLAEEGLGDLLHIAAAAAGEAYADKGVVLQVETITDTARVLVDRQRFGQVMSNLLSNALRHTPAGGQVRISVHRQGASTALIHVADDGEGIPPGQLGHIFERFYRGDAARSRDNGGAGIGLTISKALIEAHGGTLTATSPGPGAGSVFTIRLPLHQENVSLMLSDPHSRGQ; this comes from the coding sequence ATGAATCACGGACCCGGCCTGACCTTCCGCTTCCTGGCCGCCCAGGTGTTGGTCGTGGTGATTAGCCTGCTGGTGGCCGCGGCCGTGGCCACGGTGGTGGGCCCGACCCTGTTCCATGATCATATGTTGATGACCGGCCGGGAGGACCCCTCGCTGGATCTGTTCCATGCCGAGCAGGCCTACCGGGACGCCAACCTGATCACCCTGGCCGTCGCCCTGCCCACCGCCTTGATCAGCGCCCTGCTGGCCAGCCTGTGGTTATCGCGTCGCCTGCGCACCCCCCTGCAGGATCTCACCCGCGCCGCTACCAGCCTGACGGCCGGCAACTACCGTATCCGCGTGTCCGTCGGAGAAGCAGGCCCCGAGGTCACCACCCTGGCGCATGCCTTCAACACCATGGCCGACCGGCTGGAACACACCGAACAGGTCCGCCGCCAGATGCTCTCTGATCTGGCCCACGAAATGGGCACCCCCTTATCGGTGCTCACGGTCTACCTCGATGGTCTCCAGGACGGGGTCGTGGACTGGAATAATGCCACCCACACGATCATGGCTGACCAACTCACCCGCCTGACCCGGTTGATGGAAGACATCGACGATGTCTCCCGGGCCCAGGAACACCGGATCGATTTGGACCTGGCGGAGGAAGGGCTCGGGGATCTGCTCCATATCGCCGCTGCTGCCGCGGGGGAAGCTTATGCTGACAAAGGCGTCGTTTTACAGGTCGAGACCATTACGGACACCGCCCGGGTGCTCGTGGACCGGCAACGCTTCGGCCAGGTGATGAGCAATCTCCTGTCGAACGCGCTACGGCACACCCCGGCCGGCGGGCAGGTCCGGATCAGCGTCCACCGACAGGGGGCGTCCACCGCGCTCATCCACGTCGCCGATGACGGCGAGGGCATCCCACCTGGCCAGCTCGGACACATCTTCGAACGCTTCTACCGGGGGGATGCCGCCCGCAGCCGGGACAACGGCGGGGCCGGTATCGGTCTGACCATCTCCAAGGCATTGATCGAGGCCCACGGCGGCACTCTCACCGCCACCTCTCCTGGCCCCGGTGCCGGATCGGTCTTCACCATCCGTCTTCCCCTGCACCAGGAAAACGTGTCCCTGATGCTCAGTGACCCCCACTCCCGGGGACAATAA
- a CDS encoding response regulator transcription factor gives MADRTPTTATPPGRVLVVDDEQPLAQMVASYLIRAGFDTRQAHTGTQAVDEARRFSPDVVVLDLGLPELDGLEVCRRIRTFSDCYILMLTARGSEDDKISGLTLGADDYITKPFSIRELVTRVHAVLRRPRTSTTPPQVTTPLIVGDLILDPVAHQVRVGETTVELTRTEFELLVALALRPGQVLTRHDLVTEVWDTTWVGDERIVDVHIGNLRRKLGTDTRGRGFIDTVRGVGYRVGQP, from the coding sequence ATGGCTGACCGCACACCGACCACCGCCACGCCCCCGGGGCGGGTGCTGGTCGTCGATGATGAACAACCCCTGGCTCAGATGGTGGCCTCCTACCTCATCCGGGCCGGCTTCGATACCCGCCAGGCGCACACCGGCACCCAGGCCGTGGACGAGGCCCGTCGCTTTTCCCCCGATGTTGTGGTGCTGGATCTGGGACTGCCCGAACTCGACGGCCTTGAGGTGTGCCGACGGATCCGCACCTTCTCGGACTGCTACATCCTCATGCTCACCGCGCGTGGCAGCGAGGACGACAAGATCAGCGGTTTGACCCTGGGGGCGGATGACTACATCACCAAACCTTTTAGCATCCGGGAACTGGTGACCCGGGTGCATGCGGTGCTGCGCCGCCCGCGCACCAGCACCACCCCACCGCAGGTGACCACCCCCTTGATCGTTGGTGACCTCATCCTTGACCCCGTCGCCCATCAGGTGCGGGTGGGGGAGACGACCGTGGAGCTCACCCGCACGGAGTTCGAGCTGCTGGTTGCCCTGGCCCTGCGCCCCGGCCAGGTGCTGACCCGCCACGACCTGGTCACCGAGGTCTGGGACACCACCTGGGTCGGTGATGAACGCATCGTCGATGTCCACATCGGCAACTTGCGTCGCAAGCTCGGCACCGACACCCGGGGCCGGGGGTTTATCGACACCGTGCGTGGCGTGGGCTACCGGGTGGGGCAGCCATGA
- a CDS encoding multicopper oxidase family protein, translated as MTNAFSRRQLLLGGLVLASTGAVAACTSDPGPAASAPGPSLRPTPTPTALGEPTVRRTLTARPLSLDIGGIEAKTWGYVSDTGDAAIEATAGDVLQVDITNELPESTSIHWHGIALHNAADGVPGMTQDPIEPGESFSYVFEVPHGGTYFYHSHTGLQLDRGLHAPLIIRDPQDAEDQDVEWTIVLDDWLDGIDGSSPEDQLTMLTGMDMGGHGNMDMGGHGGMDMGGEGGMMAHGTPDPALGGDAGDVMYPHYLINGRIPRAHRTFNARPGDKARLRFINAGADTIFKVALGGHRMTVTHVDGFPVLPHDIESFYLSMGERVDVEVVLGDGVFPLTALAAGKDDRAFAVIRTAAGQTPAPETTFPELTAPGTFLTSFEPAERALLPAGDVDKETEVKLTGQMMPYQWGLRIDGADSPGTVQEGQRLRMRMHNPTAMPHPMHLHGHTWALPGSSGLRKDTVLILPGETVDADLIADNPGEWAFHCHNAYHQETGMMSSLRYA; from the coding sequence ATGACGAACGCGTTTTCCCGACGACAGCTTCTGCTCGGCGGGCTCGTCCTCGCCAGCACCGGGGCCGTGGCCGCCTGCACCAGCGACCCTGGACCCGCTGCCTCGGCACCAGGTCCCTCCCTTCGCCCCACTCCCACCCCCACTGCGCTCGGTGAGCCGACGGTGCGCCGAACACTGACCGCCCGGCCCCTCTCTCTGGATATCGGCGGCATCGAAGCCAAGACGTGGGGATACGTCTCTGACACCGGGGATGCGGCCATTGAGGCCACCGCCGGCGACGTCCTCCAGGTCGATATCACCAATGAACTGCCTGAGAGCACCTCCATCCACTGGCATGGCATCGCACTCCACAACGCAGCCGACGGTGTGCCCGGCATGACCCAGGACCCCATTGAACCTGGCGAGTCTTTCTCCTATGTTTTTGAAGTCCCCCACGGTGGCACCTACTTCTACCATTCCCACACCGGCCTGCAGCTTGATCGCGGCCTCCACGCCCCACTGATCATCCGTGACCCGCAAGACGCTGAGGACCAGGACGTCGAGTGGACCATCGTGCTCGACGACTGGCTGGACGGCATCGACGGCAGCAGTCCCGAAGATCAGCTGACTATGTTGACGGGGATGGACATGGGTGGCCACGGAAACATGGACATGGGTGGCCACGGCGGGATGGATATGGGTGGTGAGGGGGGCATGATGGCCCACGGCACGCCCGATCCGGCTCTGGGCGGAGATGCCGGTGATGTCATGTATCCGCACTACCTCATCAACGGACGCATTCCCCGGGCGCACCGAACGTTTAATGCCCGACCGGGGGATAAAGCCCGCCTGAGGTTCATCAACGCGGGCGCTGACACCATCTTCAAGGTGGCTCTCGGTGGCCACCGCATGACCGTCACCCACGTCGACGGTTTCCCGGTCCTTCCCCACGACATCGAGTCGTTCTACCTCTCGATGGGTGAGCGTGTCGACGTGGAGGTGGTACTCGGTGATGGTGTCTTTCCCCTGACCGCCCTGGCCGCCGGCAAGGACGACCGGGCGTTTGCCGTCATCCGGACCGCCGCGGGCCAGACCCCCGCACCAGAGACTACCTTCCCCGAACTCACTGCCCCCGGTACCTTCTTGACGTCCTTTGAGCCGGCGGAACGAGCCCTGCTCCCGGCCGGTGACGTGGATAAGGAAACAGAGGTCAAATTAACCGGCCAGATGATGCCCTACCAGTGGGGACTGCGCATCGACGGTGCTGATTCCCCGGGCACAGTCCAAGAAGGCCAACGCCTGCGGATGCGGATGCACAACCCCACGGCCATGCCCCATCCGATGCACCTGCACGGGCATACCTGGGCTCTTCCCGGAAGTAGCGGCCTGCGCAAGGACACTGTCCTCATTCTCCCCGGCGAAACGGTGGACGCGGACTTGATCGCCGACAACCCCGGTGAGTGGGCGTTTCACTGCCACAACGCTTATCACCAGGAAACCGGGATGATGAGTTCCCTGCGGTACGCCTAA
- a CDS encoding heavy-metal-associated domain-containing protein has product MTTPTSPLLPLASDGCGCCAPSTPSATVSAPAVAAATDATPEGPTTYQVTGMTCGHCAGNVTEAVSALPQVDDVQVDLIAGGVSIVTVTGSVPVETVHRAIEETGYTVLS; this is encoded by the coding sequence ATGACCACCCCAACTTCCCCCTTGCTGCCGCTGGCCTCCGACGGTTGTGGATGCTGCGCGCCCTCTACGCCGTCCGCGACCGTCTCCGCCCCGGCCGTGGCCGCGGCAACCGACGCAACACCTGAAGGTCCCACCACCTACCAGGTCACAGGCATGACCTGCGGACACTGCGCCGGCAATGTCACCGAGGCGGTGAGCGCTCTGCCCCAAGTCGACGACGTCCAGGTCGACCTCATCGCCGGTGGGGTCTCCATCGTCACGGTCACGGGTTCCGTGCCCGTGGAAACCGTCCACCGGGCGATTGAGGAGACCGGCTACACCGTCTTGTCCTGA
- a CDS encoding CueP family metal-binding protein, with protein MKRAAIAAAALALALTGCSAADPEPTADGTVSQDTFLTTHGLAAMDAVEIIDHLDRQKVTERPTDLIASVRADELLLSSDDQEVVVDLPDNQTYVSIAPYLTSTHDCFYHSLTTCLGELDNEDIQVTITDEETGEVLVDEATTTFDNGFIGFWLPDDATGLIEVSYQGRTGTTEFSTTDDGATCVTDLRLT; from the coding sequence GTGAAACGAGCAGCGATCGCAGCCGCCGCCCTTGCCCTCGCCCTCACGGGGTGTTCGGCCGCCGACCCGGAACCCACCGCCGACGGGACGGTGTCCCAGGATACATTCCTGACTACCCATGGCCTGGCCGCCATGGACGCGGTGGAGATCATTGATCACCTCGACCGGCAGAAGGTCACTGAGCGTCCCACGGATCTGATCGCCTCCGTGCGTGCCGATGAACTGCTGCTCTCGAGCGATGACCAGGAAGTCGTGGTCGATCTTCCCGACAATCAGACGTATGTCTCGATCGCACCCTATCTCACCTCCACCCACGACTGCTTCTACCACAGCCTCACGACCTGCCTGGGGGAACTCGACAATGAGGATATCCAGGTCACGATCACCGATGAGGAGACCGGTGAGGTGCTGGTGGACGAGGCGACAACCACCTTCGACAACGGGTTTATTGGCTTCTGGCTTCCCGATGATGCCACCGGCCTGATTGAGGTCAGCTACCAGGGGCGTACCGGCACCACGGAGTTTTCCACCACCGACGACGGTGCCACCTGTGTCACAGACCTGCGCCTGACGTGA
- a CDS encoding copper-translocating P-type ATPase produces MSTPHHHGDHPAPETDHTHHPNHAGHEHHADAATHDQAMPHDHPHSTVDEEHQVHDHGEHAGHSAAMFRDRFWWSLILSVPVVFFSPMFADLLGYNIPEIPGAYWIPPVLGTIIFLYGGTPFLKGAMSELKSRQPAMMLLIAMAITVAFIASWVTTLGLGGFHLDFWWELALLVTIMLLGHWLEMRALGGASSALDALAELLPDEAEKVVDGTTRTVAISELAVDDVVLVRAGARVPADGTIIDGAAEFDEAMITGESRPVFRDTGETVVAGTVATDNTVRVRVEATGGDTALAGIQRMVADAQASSSRAQALADRAAAFLFWFALIAALITAVVWTIIGSPDDAVVRAVTVLIIACPHALGLAIPLVIAISTERAAKSGVLIKDRLALERMRTIDVVLFDKTGTLTEGAHAVTDIMAADGITEGELLSLAAAAEADSEHPVARAIVAAAAAHPEASRRPLRATGFTAASGRGIRATVDGTQILVGGPNMLREFSLTIPGELTDITGSWTQRGAGVLHVVRDGEIIGAVAVEDKIRPESRAAVRALQARGVKVAMITGDATQVAQAVGKDLGIDEVFAEVLPQDKDTKVTQLQERGLSVAMVGDGVNDAPALARAEVGIAIGAGTDVAMESAGVVLASDDPRAVLSMIELSHASYRKMVQNLVWASGYNILAVPLAAGVLAPIGFVLSPAVGAILMSLSTIIVALNAQLLRRIDLDPAHLAPTDG; encoded by the coding sequence ATGAGCACTCCCCACCACCACGGTGATCACCCCGCTCCGGAAACAGACCACACCCACCACCCGAATCATGCCGGTCACGAGCACCATGCGGATGCCGCCACCCACGACCAGGCCATGCCGCACGATCATCCGCATTCCACTGTCGATGAAGAACACCAGGTCCACGATCACGGTGAACACGCCGGCCACAGCGCCGCGATGTTCCGGGACCGCTTCTGGTGGTCGCTGATCCTGTCGGTTCCGGTGGTGTTCTTCAGCCCGATGTTCGCCGACCTGCTGGGATATAATATTCCGGAGATTCCGGGAGCCTACTGGATTCCTCCGGTCCTGGGCACGATCATCTTCCTCTACGGCGGCACCCCCTTCCTCAAGGGCGCAATGTCCGAGCTGAAATCCCGCCAACCGGCCATGATGCTCCTGATCGCCATGGCGATCACCGTGGCGTTTATCGCCTCCTGGGTCACCACCCTGGGGCTGGGCGGGTTCCACCTAGATTTCTGGTGGGAACTGGCCCTGCTGGTGACCATCATGCTGCTGGGCCACTGGCTGGAGATGCGCGCTCTTGGTGGAGCCTCCTCCGCGCTTGACGCGCTGGCAGAGCTCCTGCCCGATGAGGCCGAGAAGGTCGTCGACGGGACCACCCGCACCGTAGCGATCTCAGAGCTAGCCGTCGACGATGTCGTGCTGGTCCGAGCCGGTGCCCGCGTCCCGGCCGACGGGACCATCATCGACGGAGCGGCCGAATTCGATGAGGCCATGATCACCGGCGAATCCCGCCCCGTCTTCCGGGATACCGGTGAGACCGTGGTGGCCGGCACCGTGGCCACCGACAACACCGTCCGGGTCCGGGTGGAGGCCACCGGTGGGGACACCGCCCTGGCAGGCATCCAGCGCATGGTCGCCGATGCCCAGGCCTCCTCCTCCCGGGCCCAGGCCCTGGCCGATCGAGCCGCAGCCTTCCTGTTCTGGTTCGCCCTGATCGCGGCCCTGATCACCGCCGTGGTCTGGACCATCATCGGCAGCCCCGATGATGCCGTGGTCCGCGCGGTGACCGTGCTGATCATCGCCTGTCCGCACGCCCTGGGCCTGGCCATCCCCCTGGTCATCGCGATCTCCACCGAGCGGGCCGCGAAATCCGGGGTGCTCATCAAGGACCGGTTGGCCCTAGAGCGGATGCGCACCATCGACGTGGTCTTGTTTGATAAGACCGGCACCCTGACCGAAGGCGCACACGCCGTCACCGACATCATGGCTGCCGACGGCATTACCGAGGGCGAGCTGCTGTCCCTGGCCGCCGCCGCCGAGGCCGATAGCGAGCATCCCGTGGCCCGGGCGATCGTGGCTGCCGCGGCCGCACACCCGGAGGCCTCACGCCGCCCACTGCGCGCAACCGGTTTCACCGCCGCCTCCGGCCGCGGGATCCGGGCCACTGTCGATGGCACCCAAATCCTCGTGGGTGGGCCGAACATGTTGCGCGAATTCAGTCTGACCATCCCGGGTGAGCTCACCGACATCACCGGTTCCTGGACGCAGCGAGGCGCCGGAGTGCTCCACGTCGTCCGCGACGGTGAGATCATCGGTGCCGTGGCCGTCGAGGACAAGATCCGCCCCGAATCCCGCGCGGCGGTGCGCGCCCTGCAGGCCCGCGGGGTGAAGGTGGCGATGATCACCGGTGACGCCACCCAGGTCGCCCAGGCAGTGGGCAAGGATCTGGGGATCGATGAGGTCTTCGCCGAGGTTCTGCCGCAGGACAAGGACACCAAGGTCACCCAGCTGCAGGAGCGCGGTCTGAGCGTGGCCATGGTCGGCGACGGTGTCAATGACGCCCCGGCCCTGGCCCGGGCCGAGGTCGGTATTGCGATTGGCGCGGGTACAGATGTGGCGATGGAGTCCGCCGGGGTGGTCCTGGCCAGTGATGATCCCAGGGCCGTGCTGTCGATGATCGAGCTCTCCCATGCCAGCTACCGCAAGATGGTCCAGAACCTGGTCTGGGCCTCTGGCTACAACATCCTCGCCGTTCCCCTGGCCGCCGGAGTGCTCGCCCCGATCGGGTTCGTGCTGTCCCCGGCCGTGGGCGCGATCTTGATGTCCCTGTCCACGATCATCGTCGCCCTCAACGCCCAGCTGCTACGCCGGATCGACCTGGACCCGGCTCACCTGGCTCCGACCGACGGCTGA
- a CDS encoding TlpA family protein disulfide reductase: MPSTPRRAATAVAAVLTAVTLTACSSGDGARNAVAVGGTFQFHSPGGQTEIIYAEEERAPLPDFSGPSLMEEGEEISLSDFEGEVVVLNAWGQWCAPCRAEVDDLQLVQETLDPLGGTVLGINVRDYNQTIAQDFKLDNGVTYPSIYDPPFRTAADLGGVPTSVIPTTIILDKQHRPAAVFLREVDAEDVLDVALPLAKEAPAP; encoded by the coding sequence ATGCCGAGCACACCCCGCAGAGCCGCCACAGCGGTTGCCGCGGTGCTCACCGCCGTGACCCTGACGGCCTGTTCCTCAGGCGACGGCGCCCGAAACGCCGTCGCCGTCGGGGGCACCTTCCAGTTCCACTCACCAGGAGGCCAAACCGAGATTATCTACGCAGAGGAGGAACGTGCCCCGCTGCCGGACTTCTCCGGCCCGTCGCTGATGGAGGAGGGTGAGGAGATCAGCCTGTCTGATTTTGAAGGCGAGGTCGTCGTCCTCAACGCTTGGGGCCAGTGGTGTGCACCGTGTCGGGCGGAAGTCGATGACCTGCAGCTTGTCCAGGAGACTCTCGACCCCCTCGGTGGCACGGTGCTGGGCATCAACGTCCGTGACTACAACCAGACCATCGCCCAGGACTTCAAACTCGACAACGGTGTGACCTACCCGTCAATCTACGACCCGCCGTTTCGTACCGCCGCGGACCTGGGAGGGGTACCGACCTCGGTCATCCCGACCACGATCATCCTGGACAAGCAGCACCGCCCCGCAGCGGTGTTCCTCCGGGAGGTCGACGCCGAGGACGTCCTCGACGTCGCCCTCCCACTGGCTAAGGAGGCACCAGCACCATGA
- a CDS encoding Nramp family divalent metal transporter: MSAGIAEPKTRGRKTAWLLGPALVAGVAYLDPGNVAVNMSAGAQFGYLLVWVIVAANMAAWLIQYMSAKLGLATGSSMAELLGKRIKSRPGRVLYGLQAQFVAIATDIAEVIGGAVALWILFDIPLVMGAIITGLISTILLLVQARRDAKTFEFAIIGLMMVIVVGFCYGLFLAPPEPGAVLEGMIPRFDGTQSVLLAASILGATVMPHAIYAHSSLARDRFGIDKTYPLPRLIRATRVDVTIALTIAGSVNLVMLLVAATVLPGVSGTDTLEGAHAAIQNALGVTAGWMFAIALLASGLASTAVGAYAGSDIMGGLFRTRLKLLTRRLITIIPSIIVLAIGTDPTYALVLSQVILSFGIPFALVPLVWLTSRKKLMGSAVNTWWTTAMGWLVTAGIIALNIALIALETGIV; this comes from the coding sequence ATGAGTGCCGGAATCGCCGAGCCCAAAACCCGGGGCCGCAAGACCGCTTGGCTGCTTGGCCCTGCCTTGGTGGCGGGGGTCGCTTACCTTGATCCGGGCAATGTGGCGGTCAATATGTCAGCAGGAGCGCAGTTTGGGTACTTGCTGGTGTGGGTGATTGTTGCGGCCAATATGGCGGCTTGGTTGATCCAGTACATGTCCGCGAAGTTGGGCTTGGCCACGGGGTCGAGCATGGCTGAGCTCCTGGGGAAGCGCATCAAGAGCCGACCAGGTCGGGTTCTATACGGACTGCAGGCGCAGTTCGTGGCGATCGCCACTGATATTGCCGAGGTAATCGGCGGAGCGGTAGCCCTGTGGATCCTGTTCGACATTCCACTCGTGATGGGGGCGATCATCACGGGCTTGATCTCCACTATCTTGCTTCTGGTACAGGCTAGGCGGGACGCGAAGACCTTCGAGTTCGCGATCATCGGCCTGATGATGGTCATCGTGGTCGGATTTTGTTACGGCCTGTTCCTGGCGCCGCCCGAACCCGGTGCTGTCCTTGAGGGGATGATTCCTCGGTTCGATGGTACTCAGTCGGTGCTGCTTGCAGCGAGCATCTTGGGGGCGACGGTTATGCCGCATGCGATCTACGCCCACTCTTCACTTGCCCGTGACCGCTTCGGAATCGATAAGACCTATCCGTTGCCGCGGCTGATTCGAGCCACTCGAGTCGATGTCACGATCGCGCTCACGATCGCAGGATCCGTCAACCTGGTGATGCTGCTCGTTGCTGCGACCGTTCTTCCCGGGGTATCGGGCACCGATACCCTTGAAGGTGCCCACGCCGCCATACAGAATGCGCTTGGAGTTACGGCCGGGTGGATGTTCGCGATCGCACTCCTGGCCTCCGGTCTCGCCTCGACAGCTGTCGGCGCTTATGCTGGGAGCGATATCATGGGCGGTCTCTTCCGCACCCGCCTGAAACTCCTCACCCGACGTCTGATCACCATCATCCCGTCCATCATCGTGCTCGCGATCGGTACCGACCCCACGTATGCCCTGGTGCTGAGTCAGGTGATCCTCTCCTTTGGGATCCCGTTCGCCCTCGTTCCTCTGGTGTGGCTGACCTCGCGAAAAAAGCTCATGGGATCCGCGGTAAATACTTGGTGGACAACGGCGATGGGCTGGCTCGTCACTGCCGGAATCATTGCACTCAACATCGCACTCATCGCGCTCGAAACAGGTATCGTTTGA
- a CDS encoding cytochrome c biogenesis CcdA family protein: protein MTVDVMAQLAIGQQFADVAATGPLLIGILAAAAAGLVSFASPCVVPLVPGYMSYLASVVGGEVSYDSEHGSVVTKKRQWAVAGAAGLFILGFTVVFVLATVTVFGAISMLTLNAEALMRIGGVTTILMGLTFMGMVPALQRDTRMAPKKWSTWLGAPLLGGVFALGWTPCLGPTLAAIISVSAGTEGMTAVRGVILILGYCLGLGLPFLLMAFGSARAMRTVGWLRRHSRKIQMFGGVLMVAVGIALASGAWAYFINWVRQWTVEYGATLI, encoded by the coding sequence ATGACCGTTGATGTGATGGCACAGCTGGCGATCGGCCAGCAGTTCGCTGACGTTGCGGCCACCGGGCCGCTGCTGATCGGCATCCTCGCTGCTGCTGCCGCTGGCCTCGTCTCGTTTGCCTCCCCGTGTGTGGTCCCGCTGGTCCCTGGTTATATGTCGTATCTGGCCAGTGTGGTCGGCGGCGAGGTCAGCTATGACTCCGAACACGGCTCCGTGGTGACCAAAAAACGCCAGTGGGCCGTGGCCGGTGCCGCCGGGTTGTTCATCCTTGGCTTCACGGTCGTCTTCGTGTTGGCCACGGTCACCGTCTTCGGGGCGATCAGCATGCTCACGCTCAATGCCGAGGCCCTGATGCGCATCGGTGGGGTGACCACCATCCTCATGGGGCTGACGTTCATGGGCATGGTCCCTGCCCTGCAGCGTGATACCCGCATGGCTCCGAAGAAGTGGTCCACCTGGCTGGGAGCCCCACTGTTAGGCGGGGTCTTCGCTCTGGGATGGACCCCGTGTCTGGGGCCCACGCTCGCGGCGATCATCTCTGTCTCGGCTGGCACCGAGGGTATGACCGCCGTGCGTGGGGTCATCCTCATCCTCGGCTACTGCCTGGGCCTGGGACTGCCGTTTTTGCTCATGGCCTTCGGCTCGGCGCGCGCAATGCGCACCGTCGGCTGGCTGCGCCGCCACTCACGCAAGATCCAGATGTTCGGCGGGGTGCTCATGGTCGCCGTCGGCATTGCCCTGGCCAGCGGGGCGTGGGCGTACTTCATCAACTGGGTACGCCAGTGGACCGTCGAATATGGCGCCACCTTGATCTAA